A genomic region of Danio aesculapii chromosome 21, fDanAes4.1, whole genome shotgun sequence contains the following coding sequences:
- the si:dkey-71d15.2 gene encoding SH3 domain-containing kinase-binding protein 1 isoform X2 — protein MFASQQEGRWFEPRQDVEDFKSIVSTLTEQNRLENTLSVNHAVDEEAGQEMKEVNQEPDLLALKFLYCNIEAPKDTTEPVRHCTSAPILEASSSSSSSGTATMTPLPAYLSALLAKPRPALQGPPTMEQMRAELRELRDELDTLKTQQKKEIKLLMNELDEEKKMRLSLQIEVERLKKHMSK, from the exons atgtttgcctcacagcaagaaggtcgctggttcgagcctcggcagg ATGTTGAAGATTTCAAGTCCATTGTGTCAACTCTGACTGAGCAGAACAGACTGGAGAACACACTCTCCGTTAATCAT gctGTTGATGAAGAAGCAGGACAAGAAATGAAGGAAGTGAACCAAGAACCAGACTTGCTGGCTCTCAAGTTTCTTTATTGTAACATAGAAGCACCAAAAGACACCaca GAGCCTGTCAGACACTGTACCTCTGCACCCATTCTGGaggcttcttcttcttcatcatcttctgGCACAGCTACCATGACTCCACTTCCTGCTTATCTTTCTGCATTATTAGCTAAACCCAGACCAGCCCTGCAGGGCCCTCCCACAATGGAGCAGATGAGGGCAGAACTTAGAGAACTGCGAGATGAACTGGATACACTTAAGACTCAGCAGAA AAAGGAGATCAAACTACTCATGAATGAACTTGATGAAGAAAAGAAGATGCGTTTATCACTGCAA ATTGAAGTAGAACGGCTTAAGAAGCACATGTCCAAGTGA
- the lipia gene encoding lipase member H, translating into MSDCSSNMIYRTFFWWLLYVTLMLFDTHRAQKCDEMTDLNFKDSLAGTSLKVRLLLYTRADPSCGQLLSHQEPLSNSHFNVSSVTTFLIHGYRPTGSPPVWLKQFVEFLLIRRDMNVIVVDWNRGATNMNYWQVVKNTRKVANNLTDLIQKMKDNGANLSSIHMIGVSLGAHISGFTGANFNGKIGRITALDPAGPEFNGRPPEDRLDPSDAQFVEALHTDMDALGYRNLLGHIDYYANGGADQPGCPKTILSGSEYFKCDHQRSVFLYMSSVNGSCPITAYPCESYTDFQDGKCMDCGIFKSAGCPIFGYDSINWRETLVQLEQTRTYFQTNKAPPFCKVGYKVDILPWNQKTHWGYLTIKLSNGNEETQVELNHKSLMFERFVETTVLAQFERDIQPVKKITLKFCTGKGLRPRKKLRLLHIRLTPLQNHLRPLCRYDLRLEENKDVTFKPIPCEDSNF; encoded by the exons ATGTCTGATTGCTCCTCCAACATG ATCTACAGGACATTCTTTTGGTGGCTCTTATATGTCACATTGATGTTGTTTGACACTCACAGAG CTCAGAAATGTGATGAGATGACAGACCTTAACTTTAAAGACTCCCTCGCCGGTACATCTTTGAAAGTTAGACTGCTGCTTTACACACGAGCCGATCCATCCTGCGGTCAGCTGCTTTCTCACCAGGAGCCTTTGAGTAATTCTCACTTCAATGTCAGCTCCGTTACCACCTTCCTCATCCATGGGTACCGGCCCACCGGCTCACCCCCAGTTTGGCTGAAACAATTTGTGGAGTTTCTTCTGATCCGCCGCGATATGAATGTTATCGTGGTGGATTGGAATCGCGGCGCAACCAACATGAACTACTGGCAAGTTGTGAAAAATACACGCAAGGTGGCTAATAATCTTACTGACCTCATCCAAAAAATGAAG GACAATGGGGCTAATCTCAGCTCCATACACATGATAGGTGTCAGTCTGGGAGCCCACATTTCAGGTTTCACTGGGGCCAACTTTAATGGCAAAATTGGTAGAATAACAG CACTGGATCCAGCAGGGCCAGAGTTCAACGGTCGGCCCCCTGAGGACCGTTTAGACccttctgatgctcagtttgtgGAAGCCCTACACACAGACATGGATG cattAGGCTATCGAAATCTTCTGGGTCACATCGACTACTATGCCAATGGAGGGGCAGATCAGCCAGGATGTCCCAAAACCATCCTATCAG GATCTGAGTATTTTAAGTGTGACCACCAGAGGTCAGTGTTTCTCTATATGAGTTCCGTGAACGGTTCCTGTCCCATTACTGCCTACCCCTGTGAATCCTACACTGACTTCCAAGACGGGAAGTGCATGGATTGTGGCATATTTAAGTCAGCTGGATGCCCTATTTTCG GTTATGATTCTATTAACTGGAGGGAAACTCTGGTGCAGCTTGAACAAACAAGGACatattttcaaacaaataaagCTCCTCCGTTCTGCA AGGTTGGTTACAAGGTTGATATCCTACCATGGAACCAGAAAACCCACTGGGGATATTTGACAATTAAATTATCCAATGGAAATGAAGAGACACAAGTCGAACTCAATCA TAAATCCTTAATGTTTGAGAGGTTTGTCGAGACCACTGTCCTGGCTCAGTTTGAGAGAGACATTCAGCCTGTTAAAAAGATCACACTGAAGTTCTGCACCGGAAAAGGACTCCGGCCACGCAAGAAACTGCGGCTCCTGCATATACGCCTCACTCCTCTACAAAACCACCTCAG GCCTCTGTGTCGCTACGATCTTCGGCTGGAGGAGAATAAAGATGTGACCTTTAAACCCATTCCTTGTGAAGACTCCAACTTTTGA
- the si:dkey-71d15.2 gene encoding SH3 domain-containing kinase-binding protein 1 isoform X1, which produces MSSFSVAMGNYNAALTADVEDFKSIVSTLTEQNRLENTLSVNHAVDEEAGQEMKEVNQEPDLLALKFLYCNIEAPKDTTEPVRHCTSAPILEASSSSSSSGTATMTPLPAYLSALLAKPRPALQGPPTMEQMRAELRELRDELDTLKTQQKKEIKLLMNELDEEKKMRLSLQIEVERLKKHMSK; this is translated from the exons ATGTCTTCTTTCTCTGTTGCCATGGGCAACTACAACGCTGCTCTTACTGCTG ATGTTGAAGATTTCAAGTCCATTGTGTCAACTCTGACTGAGCAGAACAGACTGGAGAACACACTCTCCGTTAATCAT gctGTTGATGAAGAAGCAGGACAAGAAATGAAGGAAGTGAACCAAGAACCAGACTTGCTGGCTCTCAAGTTTCTTTATTGTAACATAGAAGCACCAAAAGACACCaca GAGCCTGTCAGACACTGTACCTCTGCACCCATTCTGGaggcttcttcttcttcatcatcttctgGCACAGCTACCATGACTCCACTTCCTGCTTATCTTTCTGCATTATTAGCTAAACCCAGACCAGCCCTGCAGGGCCCTCCCACAATGGAGCAGATGAGGGCAGAACTTAGAGAACTGCGAGATGAACTGGATACACTTAAGACTCAGCAGAA AAAGGAGATCAAACTACTCATGAATGAACTTGATGAAGAAAAGAAGATGCGTTTATCACTGCAA ATTGAAGTAGAACGGCTTAAGAAGCACATGTCCAAGTGA